The Macaca fascicularis isolate 582-1 chromosome 1, T2T-MFA8v1.1 genome includes a window with the following:
- the LOC107127536 gene encoding LOW QUALITY PROTEIN: sperm head and tail associated protein-like (The sequence of the model RefSeq protein was modified relative to this genomic sequence to represent the inferred CDS: inserted 2 bases in 1 codon): MPSRPPPSLPPAQPSLQSGRCSFESSSPLPERTYCREPWHSGSPLSSPYFEQFSIPGSSPLCQRTPYCSWMSPSRMRRACVQGAYFDQRTNLCYSSRCPSAFGTSPATSFPLAHQSPGTSPVTSPQLTHVPLETGPMISPPPTHRTPGTCLTISPPLARRPVETSPMDSSTPSHRVLETGLMISLPSHWSSGRSYNDPLLSPAPSPPTGSFYCGSLRPLDSCEPKPQLDLPLKKNCCGSPLSSQAGRPGFPRSLQDGSYHYSHLSSEAYMPTPGSPCYAIRLHPRSTDSAWSPQSQAPRKACFESVLSWEPSGNSYLILTPGTTNGPPCSQEPSRPHGPHSVLSFPSPLGNQFISPPQSLPRRSYNEPPLPTPVSPQPESPKSPELRQSHTPHKCLSLVNTPQHTPSSQPKPTKARTSPPPPSCLSGPSCMEPYITTPSNSSPKELPPGTALPTVVRRTLKTVIPTSLPLSLPCDPVSPNSYAQSSPHGPSIGPPCNTHIYSVVPSTPHPCPLSGSLNHSKGPPPIVPRCDTYSTPRGPPQPRRQPVMPPCSTHIYSFIPLRTPFDPRSLPIVPRVRAYPDTVPCGLHIYPVASQGPCKEPLQIPYSCPLPSSKDSSCNTNPSCSSTIIRECQSSDSESRSSHQSQSRSQSKXPRDDRSQSRSKSHHLSRSPSQKRSPYPSRSWGRSSSPQQNTSHGQSESPQLSINERQGESPQISRGQGKSKIL; the protein is encoded by the exons ATGCCCTCGCGGCCTCCACCATCTCTTCCACCCGCACAACCTTCCTTGCAGTCAGGGAGATGTTCTTTTGAGTCCTCTTCCCCACTCCCGGAAAGGACCTACTGCCGCGAGCCCTGGCACTCGGGTTCCCCACTCTCCAGCCCTTATTTTGAGCAGTTCAGCATTCCGGGGTCATCCCCTCTCTGTCAGCGGACCCCTTACTGCAGCTGGATGAGTCCCTCGAGAATGCGGCGTGCCTGTGTTCAAGGCGCATACTTTGACCAGCGCACTAATCTCTGTTACTCCAGCAGATGCCCTTCAGCTTTTGGAACCAGCCCGGCAACCTCCTTTCCCCTTGCTCATCAGTCCCCGGGAACGAGCCCAGTGACCTCCCCTCAGCTCACTCATGTACCCTTGGAAACTGGACCCATGATTTCACCTCCTCCTACACATAGGACCCCGGGAACTTGCCTCACGATTTCACCTCCTCTTGCTCGCCGGCCAGTGGAAACTAGTCCTATGGACTCCTCAACCCCTTCTCACAGAGTTTTGGAAACTGGGCTGATGATCTCTCTGCCCTCTCACTGGTCCTCAGGGAGAAGTTATAATGACCCCCTTCTCTCCCCAGCACCTTCCCCACCTACTGGCAGCTTTTACTGTGGCAGCCTTAGGCCTCTAGACTCTTGTGAACCCAAACCACAGCTTGACCTGCCCCTTAAGAAAAATTGTTGTGGCTCCCCACTCTCTTCTCAGGCAGGTAGGCCTGGCTTTCCCAGGTCACTTCAGGACGGCTCTTATCATTACTCCCATCTTTCTTCAGAGGCCTACATGCCTACCCCTGGAAGTCCTTGCTATGCCATCCGCCTGCACCCCAGGAGTACTGATTCTGCTTGGTCACCCCAGTCCCAGGCTCCCAGGAAGGCTTGCTTTGAGTCCGTTCTCTCCTGGGAGCCAAGTGGGAACTCTTACCTCATCCTAACTCCGGGCACCACAAATGGTCCCCCTTGTTCCCAGGAACCATCTCGTCCCCATGGTCCTCATTctgtcctttccttcccttcaccCCTGGGCAACCAGTTTATATCTCCACCCCAGTCACTTCCCCGCAGAAGCTATAATGAACCCCCTCTTCCCACCCCAGTTTCCCCCCAACCGGAGTCCCCTAAGTCCCCAGAGTTAAGACAGTCACATACTCCCCACAAATGTCTCTCCCTAGTCAATACTCCCCAGCACACCCCTTCTAGCCAGCCCAAGCCCACTAAGGCCCGcacctctcccccacctccctcctgcctctctggTCCTTCTTGTATGGAGCCATACATCACAACTCCTTCAAATTCCAGCCCCAAAGAACTTCCCCCAGGGACTGCCTTACCGACTGTGGTCCGTAGAACCCTCAAAACGGTTATCCCCACTTCTCTTCCCCTCAGCCTTCCTTGTGATCCTGTCTCGCCCAATAGTTATGCTCAGAGCAGCCCCCATGGGCCCTCCATAGGGCCCCCCTGCAATACCCATATATACTCTGTGGTTCCCTCTACCCCCCATCCCTGCCCACTGTCTGGCTCCCTCAATCATTCGAAAGGCCCCCCTCCCATTGTGCCTCGGTGTGACACCTATAGCACTCCTAGGGGCCCACCCCAACCTCGTCGTCAGCCTGTGATGCCTCCTTGTTCTACCCACATCTATTCTTTTATCCCTTTGAGAACACCCTTTGATCCTCGAAGTTTACCTATTGTCCCCCGAGTCCGGGCCTACCCTGATACTGTCCCCTGTGGCCTCCATATCTACCCTGTGGCCTCTCAAGGCCCTTGCAAAGAGCCCCTGCAGATTCCCTACAGCTGCCCTTTGCCTTCATCCAAGGATTCCAGCTGTAACACCAATCCCAGCTGTAGTTCGACTATTATTAGGGAATGCCAGAGTAGTGACAGTGAGAGCAGGAGTTCCCACCAAAGCCAAAGCCGGAGCCAAAGCAA TCCTCGTGATGACAGAAGTCAGAGCCGGAGCAAGAGCCATCATTTGAGCAGAAGTCCAAGCCAGAAAAGGAGTCCCTATCCTAGCAGAAGCTGGGGCCGGAGCAGTAGTCCTCAACAAAACACAAGTCACGGCCAGAGTGAGAGTCCCCAGCTTAGCATAAATGAGCGCCAGGGTGAGAGTCCTCAAATTAGCAGAGGTCAGGGCAAGAGCAAGATTCTATGA
- the UQCRH gene encoding cytochrome b-c1 complex subunit 6, mitochondrial isoform X2, protein MGDRILPFLAAVWLCQLAFCTDPLTTVREQCEQLEKCVKARERLELCDKRVSSRSRTEEDCTEELLDFLHARDHCVAHKLFNNLK, encoded by the exons ATGGGAGACCGCATTCTGCCATTTCTGGCGGCAGTGTGGCTCTGCCAGCTGGCCTTCTGCACG GATCCCCTAACAACAGTGAGAGAGCAATGCGAGCAGTTGGAGAAATGTGTAAAGGCCCGGGAGCGGCTAGAGCTCTGTGATAAGCGTGTATCCTCTCGATCACGTACAGAAGAGGATTGCACGGAGGAGCTCTTAGACTTCTTGCATGCAAGGGACCATTGC GTGGCCCACAAACTCTTTAACAACTTGAAATAA